The Musa acuminata AAA Group cultivar baxijiao chromosome BXJ2-2, Cavendish_Baxijiao_AAA, whole genome shotgun sequence genome has a segment encoding these proteins:
- the LOC135604904 gene encoding subtilisin-like protease, translating into MRLLHSYSEVFSGFAAELTEEEVKNMEKKEGFLRAHPDRVVPLLTTHTPAFLGLKQNQGLWKASNLGKGVIIGVLDTGLTPSHSSFDDEGMPPPPAKWKGSCSFESGCNNKLIGAKDMISGGSSSSPTDEEGHGTHTASTAAGNFARNASAFGLGGGTAAGMAPHAHLAIYKVCSSQGCSLADVLSGIDAGVKDGADVLSLSLGGSSLSLAEDPLAIGSFGATEKGVFVSCAGGNSGPSQSSVSNEAPWILTVAASTTDRSFRASIELGDGHSVNGESLDQLEALSETSLPLYFSQDSPDCGSISGDASGKVVVCKAGQSPADLATRVKDSGGVALIYITDASQGSTKLVRRVEFPAAFVSDKDGASIISYATSTSNPTASISFGGAVLGASAPSVAFFSSRGPSLACPSIIKPDISGPGVNILAAWLDSEGTGESNYNIISGTSMATPHLSGVAALIKSVHPKWSPAAIKSAIITTSDDKIASGKPIRDQQEEPASFFAMGAGHVNPSKAVDPGLIYDLNTDDYIAYICGKFGDSGASVIVRDRSVNCDNVKNITEANLNYPSIFVALQSGSSVTVKRTVTNVGAATSSYKVQVNVPKSVSVTVTPQTLKFSKVEEKKSFTVTVKLTGSSSSVEGNLKWISDKHVVRSPIVVSSS; encoded by the coding sequence ATGCGATTGCTTCACTCCTACAGTGAGGTCTTCAGCGGATTCGCCGCAGAGCTGACGGAGGAGGAGGTGAAGAACATGGAGAAGAAGGAGGGCTTCCTGCGCGCGCACCCGGATCGTGTGGTGCCTCTTCTCACCACGCACACCCCCGCCTTCCTTGGTCTTAAACAAAACCAAGGATTGTGGAAGGCTTCCAACCTCGGCAAGGGGGTTATCATTGGAGTCTTGGATACCGGTTTGACGCCCAGTCACTCTTCTTTCGACGATGAAGGGATGCCGCCGCCGCCTGCCAAATGGAAAGGCTCCTGCAGCTTCGAGAGCGGCTGCAACAACAAGCTCATTGGTGCCAAGGACATGATCAGCGGTGGTTCTTCGAGTTCGCCCACCGACGAAGAAGGGCATGGAACCCACACTGCAAGCACCGCCGCTGGTAACTTTGCGCGCAACGCGAGCGCATttggattaggcggtggcactgcggcCGGCATGGCACCGCATGCTCACCTCGCCATCTACAAGGTGTGCAGCTCCCAAGGATGCTCCCTTGCAGATGTCCTATCTGGCATCGACGCTGGCGTTAAAGATGGCGCGGACGTGCTCTCCCTCTCTCTAGGCGGCTCTTCGTTGTCACTTGCTGAGGACCCTCTCGCCATCGGTTCCTTTGGTGCGACTGAGAAAGGGGTTTTTGTCAGCTGTGCCGGGGGTAACAGTGGACCATCTCAGAGTTCCGTCTCCAATGAGGCGCCTTGGATCCTTACAGTGGCCGCAAGTACTACTGACAGAAGTTTCAGAGCCTCCATTGAGCTCGGCGACGGTCATAGTGTCAACGGCGAATCTCTCGACCAGTTAGAAGCCCTTTCTGAAACCTCGCTTCCTTTATACTTCTCCCAAGATTCACCTGACTGCGGTTCCATAAGCGGCGATGCCAGCGGGAAGGTGGTCGTCTGCAAGGCCGGCCAGTCGCCGGCAGATTTGGCCACCCGTGTTAAGGATAGTGGTGGTGTTGCCCTGATATACATCACCGATGCCAGCCAAGGGTCCACCAAACTTGTCCGTCGAGTGGAGTTCCCTGCCGCTTTTGTTTCCGACAAGGACGGCGCGTCAATTATATCGTATGCAACTTCGACGTCCAATCCCACAGCATCAATCTCGTTCGGTGGCGCGGTTCTTGGAGCTTCAGCCCCCTCCGTGGCTTTCTTCTCCTCTCGGGGCCCTTCTTTGGCGTGCCCGTCCATCATAAAGCCCGACATTTCTGGACCTGGCGTCAACATTCTTGCTGCGTGGTTGGACTCTGAAGGTACAGGTGAAAGTAATTATAACATCATTTCTGGTACGTCCATGGCAACTCCTCATCTCAGTGGTGTTGCTGCGCTCATAAAAAGTGTGCACCCCAAGTGGTCGCCTGCGGCCATCAAGTCGGCCATCATCACCACCTCTGACGATAAAATCGCATCTGGGAAACCGATCCGAGATCAACAAGAGGAACCCGCGAGCTTCTTTGCAATGGGCGCTGGACATGTCAACCCATCCAAAGCCGTTGATCCGGGGCTCATCTACGACCTCAATACCGATGACTATATTGCTTACATCTGTGGCAAGTTCGGAGACTCCGGTGCAAGTGTTATAGTTCGTGACAGATCCGTAAACTGTGATAATGTCAAGAACATCACGGAAGCAAATCTCAACTATCCCTCCATTTTTGTTGCCCTACAGAGTGGGAGCAGCGTGACTGTGAAGAGAACGGTCACCAATGTGGGGGCCGCAACCTCAAGCTATAAGGTACAAGTCAACGTGCCCAAGTCCGTGTCTGTCACTGTTACTCCTCAAACCCTCAAGTTCTCCAAGGTGGAGGAGAAGAAAAGTTTCACTGTGACCGTAAAGTTGACCGGCAGTTCGAGCTCTGTTGAAGGAAATCTGAAGTGGATTTCGGATAAGCATGTGGTGAGAAGCCCCATCGTCGTCTCCTCGTCTTGA